In Plasmodium vinckei vinckei genome assembly, chromosome: PVVCY_01, one DNA window encodes the following:
- a CDS encoding histone H3, putative translates to MARTKQTARKSTAGKAPRKQLASKAARKSAPISAGIKKPHRYRPGTVALREIRRYQKSTDLLIRKLPFQRLVREIAQDYKTDLRFQSSAVMALQEAAEAYLVGLFEDTNLCAIHAKRVTIMPKDIQLARRIRGERS, encoded by the coding sequence atggcaCGAACAAAACAAACAGCAAGAAAATCAACTGCAGGTAAAGCCCCAAGAAAGCAATTAGCTTCAAAGGCAGCAAGGAAATCAGCACCAATTTCAGCTGGTATTAAAAAACCACACAGATACAGACCAGGAACTGTCGCATTAAGAGAAATTAGAAGATATCAAAAATCCACTGATTTATTAATCAGAAAATTACCATTCCAAAGATTAGTAAGAGAAATTGCTCAAGATTACAAAACTGACTTAAGATTCCAATCATCAGCAGTTATGGCTCTTCAAGAAGCTGCAGAAGCATACTTAGTTGGTCTTTTCGAAGATACTAACTTATGTGCTATCCACGCAAAGAGAGTTACCATCATGCCAAAAGATATCCAATTAGCCAGACGTATTCGTGGAGAAAGATCTTAA
- a CDS encoding peptidyl-tRNA hydrolase PTRHD1, putative, translating to MQDNPIVQYILVNKEILDKKWPLGSVIAQGCHACVAVIAENMDDSIVKEYLSPEKINAMHKVILRVDSTDELKNLSETLDKNQLKYRIWAEQPENILTAIAIKPYYKNSIKDYFKKYALLKKF from the exons atgcaaGATAATCCAATTgttcaatatattttagtaAATAAGGAAATTTTGGATAAAAAATGGCCTCTTGGGTCTGTCATAGCACAGGGCTGTCATGCATG TGTTGCAGTAATAGCTGAAAATATGGACGATAGTATCGTAAAGGAATATTTATCAccggaaaaaataaacgcCATGCACAAAGTTATATTAAGAGTCGATAGTACAGACGAATTGAAAAACTTATCAGAAACCCTAGATAAAAATCAATTGAAATATAGAATCTGGGCTGAACAGccagaaaatattttaacagCAATTGCAATAAAACCATATTACAAAAACAGTATAAAggattattttaaaaaatacgcattattaaaaaagttttaa